In Candidatus Bathyarchaeia archaeon, a single window of DNA contains:
- a CDS encoding NADH-quinone oxidoreductase subunit I has product MLAHLFKKPATRRYPEEKPYVPVGFRGRQIFDINLCISCGLCARDCPAKAIEMVEVDGKLRPLFHLDRCIFCYQCAESCPRNAIKSSEIFELASTNKSDLVVKPKANNVSGGSL; this is encoded by the coding sequence GTGCTTGCTCACCTTTTCAAGAAGCCTGCAACTCGAAGATATCCAGAAGAGAAGCCTTATGTTCCCGTTGGTTTCCGGGGCAGGCAAATATTTGACATTAATTTGTGTATCAGTTGTGGGTTATGTGCTAGGGATTGTCCTGCAAAGGCTATTGAAATGGTTGAGGTTGATGGAAAGTTAAGGCCTCTTTTTCATCTGGACCGCTGTATATTCTGTTACCAGTGTGCTGAAAGTTGTCCCAGAAACGCTATTAAAAGTTCGGAAATTTTTGAGTTGGCCTCAACAAATAAATCCGATTTGGTTGTAAAGCCTAAAGCAAACAATGTGAGCGGAGGCTCTTTGTGA